In a genomic window of Cydia fagiglandana chromosome 8, ilCydFagi1.1, whole genome shotgun sequence:
- the LOC134666566 gene encoding splicing factor 3A subunit 2: MDFQNRPGGKTGGGGVASWSESNRDRRERLRQLALETIDLNKDPYFMKNHLGSYECKLCLTLHNNEGSYLAHTQGKKHQANLARRAAKEAKEAPQQLAPEKPRIEPKKFVKIGRPGYRVTKQKDPENGQQSLLFQVDYPEIAEGVQPRHRFMSAYEQKIEPPDRRWQYLLFAAEPYETIAFKVPSREVEKHDSKFWTHWNKDTKQFFLQFAFKMEALRMPPPPPKMWENHGMRLPPPPGAPMMGVPPPPPLLPVPPPPPSM; this comes from the exons ATGGATTTCCAAAATAGACCTGGCGGAAAAACCGGCGGTGGTGGCGTAGCGTCATGGTCCGAAAGCAACAGGGACCGACGCGAAAGACTCCGGCAGCTTGCCTTGGAGACTATCGATTTAAACAAAGATCCCTATTTTATGAAAAATCATTTGG GATCATATGAGTGCAAACTTTGTCTGACCCTACACAACAATGAGGGGAGTTACTTAGCCCATACTCAAGGCAAAAAGCATCAGGCAAATTTAGCCCGGAGAGCGGCCAAAGAGGCTAAAGAAGCGCCTCAGCAGTTGGCGCCAGAGAAGCCCCGGATTGAACCAAAGAAGTTTGTGAAGATTGGGCGGCCTGGTTACAGGGTGACCAAGCAGAAGGATCCAGAAAATGGCCAGCAGAGCTTGTTGTTCCAAGTAGATTACCCTG AGATTGCTGAAGGTGTTCAGCCTAGACATCGTTTCATGTCAGCCTATGAACAAAAGATTGAACCACCGGACCGCAGGTGGCAATACTTGCTATTTGCAGCAGAGCCCTATGAGACCATTGCTTTCAAGGTTCCTAGCCGAGAAGTGGAAAAGCATGACTCCAAGTTCTGGACCCACTGGAACAAAGACACCAAGCAATTCTTTTTGCAGTTTGCATTCAAGATGGAAGCTTTACGCATGCCGCCACCTCCTCCTAAAATGTGGGAGAATCATGGGATGCGTCTACCCCCTCCACCAGGAGCACCAATGATGGGAGTGCCTCCACCTCCACCACTAttaccagtaccaccacctccACCTTCCATGTAA